From the genome of Geobacter sp. SVR, one region includes:
- the cooS gene encoding anaerobic carbon-monoxide dehydrogenase catalytic subunit yields the protein MLRHLEQAGIETPFDRFDAQKPHCGFGLNGTCCKNCHMGPCRITPKSPRGVCGADAHLIVARNILRWTAAGVAAHGARGREVMLALKGAADGSLDLPILGPEKVAATAKAFGIYHETKSTEAMAGEIALILLEDLCRTLPGPHRTLEATAPPERLAKWKELDILPVGAYHEVFESLHRTTTGTDGDWENIARQVLRCGLAFAWSSVVGSSIAMDCLYGLPKRSRITTNLGAITLDTVNIAVHGHSPVLVAAIVKAARRDDLIREARAAGAETIRLYGICCSGHSALAKFGDITPLANALGAELTLATGALDLWVADVQDVFPGIMDVAACFHTRVVTTSDSARLPGAEHIAFDHHHSNLDQADQLAERIVRRGITAYGERQEGKVFVPPASMEAEVGFSVENILQTFGGAEVLLDHLKSGRIRGVVNLVGCNNPKVVFEEAIVTVAEELIAHDVLLLTNGCAAFALLRMGFCLPEGLEGAGPGLNAALKPHDLPPVWHMGECLDNARASAFFRTIAVASEQALPALPLAFSSPEWSNEKGIGAALGFRLLGLNSYHCIAPPVAGSDKVARFFYEDTQQLLGGVMVVDQDPVALARRIVDDFDQRRARLGWTPAAPAALPRLMAINAQAAHDWAHAHGHDHTHDHEEGHHHE from the coding sequence ATGCTCCGCCACCTCGAGCAAGCCGGAATCGAAACCCCCTTTGACCGTTTCGACGCCCAGAAACCGCACTGCGGTTTCGGCCTGAACGGCACCTGCTGCAAGAACTGTCACATGGGGCCCTGCAGGATTACCCCCAAGAGCCCCCGCGGCGTGTGCGGAGCCGACGCCCATCTCATCGTTGCCCGCAATATCCTGCGCTGGACCGCCGCCGGTGTGGCGGCCCACGGGGCGCGGGGGCGCGAGGTCATGCTGGCGCTCAAGGGGGCGGCCGACGGATCGCTCGATCTGCCCATCCTGGGGCCGGAAAAGGTCGCTGCCACGGCCAAGGCCTTCGGCATCTACCACGAGACGAAATCCACCGAAGCAATGGCCGGGGAGATCGCCCTGATCCTGCTGGAGGACCTGTGCCGCACCCTGCCGGGGCCGCACCGGACCCTGGAGGCCACGGCGCCGCCGGAGCGGCTGGCAAAATGGAAGGAACTGGATATCCTGCCGGTGGGCGCCTACCACGAGGTGTTCGAGTCGCTGCACCGCACCACGACCGGAACGGACGGCGACTGGGAGAACATTGCCCGGCAGGTCCTGCGCTGCGGCCTGGCTTTTGCCTGGAGCAGCGTGGTCGGCTCCAGCATCGCCATGGATTGCCTCTACGGTCTGCCCAAACGCAGCCGGATCACCACCAATCTGGGGGCCATAACCCTGGATACCGTCAATATCGCGGTGCACGGCCACTCTCCGGTCCTGGTGGCGGCCATCGTCAAGGCGGCCCGCAGAGACGACCTGATCCGGGAGGCCCGGGCCGCCGGCGCTGAAACGATCAGGCTGTACGGAATCTGCTGCTCCGGCCATTCGGCCCTGGCAAAATTCGGCGACATAACGCCGCTGGCCAATGCGCTCGGGGCCGAGCTGACCCTGGCCACCGGGGCCCTCGACCTGTGGGTGGCGGACGTGCAGGACGTGTTCCCGGGGATCATGGATGTGGCGGCCTGTTTCCACACCCGCGTCGTAACAACCAGCGATTCGGCCCGGCTGCCGGGGGCCGAACACATTGCCTTCGACCATCACCACAGCAATCTCGATCAGGCCGACCAACTCGCAGAACGGATCGTACGGCGCGGGATCACCGCCTATGGCGAGCGCCAGGAGGGCAAGGTATTCGTCCCTCCGGCCAGCATGGAAGCCGAGGTCGGTTTTTCCGTGGAAAACATTCTGCAGACCTTCGGCGGCGCCGAGGTGCTGCTCGACCATCTCAAGAGCGGCCGCATCCGCGGGGTGGTCAACCTGGTCGGGTGCAACAATCCCAAGGTGGTCTTTGAGGAGGCCATCGTCACAGTGGCCGAGGAACTGATCGCCCACGATGTCCTGCTGTTGACGAACGGCTGCGCCGCCTTTGCCCTGCTGCGGATGGGCTTCTGCCTGCCCGAGGGGCTCGAAGGGGCCGGCCCGGGCCTGAACGCGGCCCTGAAACCGCACGATCTGCCGCCGGTCTGGCATATGGGCGAATGTCTCGACAATGCCCGCGCCTCCGCCTTTTTCCGCACGATCGCCGTTGCTTCGGAACAGGCGCTTCCAGCGCTTCCGCTGGCCTTTTCCAGCCCGGAATGGTCCAACGAAAAAGGGATCGGCGCGGCCCTGGGCTTCCGCCTGCTGGGGCTCAACTCCTATCACTGCATTGCGCCGCCGGTGGCCGGTTCCGACAAGGTGGCCCGCTTCTTTTACGAGGATACGCAGCAGTTGCTGGGGGGCGTGATGGTGGTCGACCAGGACCCGGTCGCCCTGGCCCGGCGAATTGTGGACGACTTCGACCAGCGCCGGGCCCGCCTGGGATGGACTCCGGCCGCCCCGGCCGCTCTGCCCCGGCTGATGGCAATCAACGCTCAAGCCGCCCACGACTGGGCCCATGCCCACGGACACGACCATACCCACGATCATGAGGAGGGACATCACCATGAATAG
- a CDS encoding YezD family protein: MSTPADLWNSELERLVRRALGSIRFGTVTLVVQDGRVIQVDKNEKIRLNRNGHIDGSGI; encoded by the coding sequence ATGTCAACTCCAGCAGATCTTTGGAACTCGGAACTGGAACGGCTTGTACGCCGGGCGCTCGGCTCGATCCGCTTCGGCACCGTTACGCTGGTGGTTCAGGATGGACGGGTAATCCAGGTGGATAAAAACGAGAAGATCCGCTTGAATCGGAATGGGCACATCGACGGCAGCGGCATTTAA
- the cysK gene encoding cysteine synthase A: MSTVYQDNSQSIGRTPLVRLNHIADGAKATILAKVEARNPSYSVKCRIGANMIWDAEKRGVLKPGVEIIEPTSGNTGIALAYVAAARGYKLTLTMPETMSIERRRVLAALGATLILTPGAEGMKGAIKRAEDIAAAEPEKYFIPQQFKNQANPEIHQETTGPEIWEDSAGAIDVLVSGVGTGGTISGVSRFIKNTKGKKILSVAVEPKESPVITQKLAGQELRPAPHKIQGIGAGFIPDTLDLAVVDRVEQVSSEEAIEFARRLAQEEGLLAGISSGAAVAAAVRLAKQDEFEGKTIVVVLPDGAERYLSTPLFEGF, translated from the coding sequence ATGAGCACCGTTTATCAGGACAATTCACAGTCGATCGGCAGAACACCCCTGGTCCGCCTCAATCATATTGCCGACGGGGCAAAGGCCACCATTCTGGCAAAGGTCGAGGCCCGCAACCCGTCATATTCAGTCAAGTGCCGCATCGGCGCCAATATGATCTGGGATGCCGAGAAGCGTGGCGTCCTGAAACCGGGGGTGGAAATCATCGAGCCGACCAGCGGCAACACCGGTATCGCCTTGGCATATGTCGCCGCCGCCCGTGGCTACAAGCTGACCCTGACCATGCCGGAAACCATGAGCATCGAACGACGCCGTGTGCTTGCAGCGCTTGGTGCCACCCTGATACTGACGCCGGGGGCAGAGGGGATGAAAGGGGCTATCAAGCGGGCCGAGGATATCGCCGCCGCAGAGCCGGAAAAATACTTCATCCCCCAGCAGTTCAAAAACCAGGCAAATCCTGAAATACACCAGGAAACCACCGGACCGGAAATCTGGGAAGATTCGGCAGGGGCAATCGATGTGCTTGTTTCGGGCGTCGGCACCGGCGGGACAATCAGCGGGGTTTCCCGTTTCATCAAGAACACCAAGGGCAAGAAGATCCTGTCGGTTGCCGTGGAGCCGAAGGAAAGCCCGGTCATCACCCAGAAGCTGGCCGGTCAGGAACTCAGGCCGGCACCGCACAAGATACAGGGGATAGGGGCAGGTTTCATCCCGGATACGCTCGATCTGGCGGTGGTTGACCGGGTCGAACAGGTGAGCAGTGAAGAGGCGATCGAGTTTGCCCGGCGTCTGGCACAGGAGGAAGGGCTGCTGGCCGGGATCTCCAGCGGGGCTGCGGTCGCTGCTGCAGTCAGACTGGCAAAACAGGACGAATTCGAAGGAAAGACTATCGTCGTGGTGCTTCCGGACGGCGCCGAGCGCTATCTTTCGACCCCGCTGTTCGAGGGGTTCTGA
- a CDS encoding Rrf2 family transcriptional regulator, with product MISRKTEYALKALTYLAKCHGRGPVLISDLATAENIPKKFLETILLALRKGNILKSRIGKGGGYQLAFSPGEITIGMVVRVLEGDFSPVQCLGKNGPGYLDECCDLESCGIKFVMLDVKSAISSVMDKTTLSDMIRRSQAAQLHRANTIDYSI from the coding sequence ATGATCTCGCGGAAGACCGAATATGCGTTGAAGGCACTGACATATCTGGCGAAATGTCACGGTCGAGGACCTGTTCTCATTTCGGATCTGGCCACTGCGGAAAACATCCCGAAGAAGTTTCTCGAAACGATCCTGCTTGCCCTGCGCAAAGGAAACATTCTGAAAAGCAGGATAGGCAAGGGGGGAGGGTACCAGTTGGCGTTCTCTCCGGGGGAAATCACCATCGGCATGGTGGTCAGGGTCCTGGAGGGTGATTTCTCTCCGGTCCAGTGCCTGGGGAAGAACGGCCCCGGATACCTGGACGAGTGCTGTGACCTGGAAAGCTGCGGGATAAAGTTTGTCATGCTGGATGTCAAGAGCGCCATCTCATCCGTGATGGATAAAACAACCCTGTCCGACATGATCAGGCGCAGTCAAGCCGCACAATTACACCGTGCAAATACTATCGATTACAGTATCTGA
- a CDS encoding nuclease-related domain-containing protein, translating into MNTFFIQLLPAAIFLIPLCVPIGIALWIRHQRKHRRTPLTSQMLRAPGESINKRIEQLNDDIGQYLTFSGIIPLLCYSSYLTTRYVANTKGSPVIFIVLALCFTAYFGVRLNRATRQRHKEQLGLDCERAVGQELNQLMLDGFRVYHDFQVDSFNIDHIVVGGNGVFAIETKGRAKPDRGNGQEDARVTYDGQTLHFPTWKEPEPLEQAKRQAAWLSNWLNKAVGAQVAVKPVLALPGWYVDRKRPDFLIFNGKNPQFLSKISTETPLTAEMIQRIAHQIEQKCRDVAPQAYRKS; encoded by the coding sequence ATGAACACATTCTTCATTCAACTCTTACCAGCAGCAATATTCCTTATACCCTTGTGCGTACCAATTGGTATCGCTCTATGGATTCGCCATCAGCGCAAGCATAGAAGAACTCCACTGACCTCCCAGATGCTGCGCGCTCCCGGAGAATCTATTAACAAGCGGATTGAGCAGTTGAACGATGATATCGGTCAGTATCTGACTTTCTCAGGGATTATTCCTCTACTCTGTTACTCTTCGTACCTCACAACACGTTATGTTGCTAATACAAAGGGTTCTCCGGTGATCTTCATAGTATTGGCCCTTTGCTTTACAGCATATTTCGGTGTGCGGCTGAACAGAGCGACACGGCAAAGACATAAAGAACAGTTAGGGCTTGATTGTGAACGGGCGGTCGGGCAAGAACTGAATCAACTCATGCTTGATGGATTCCGCGTATATCACGATTTTCAGGTAGACAGCTTCAATATCGATCATATTGTCGTAGGAGGGAATGGAGTTTTCGCTATCGAGACCAAGGGACGGGCTAAACCGGACAGAGGCAATGGTCAGGAAGATGCCAGAGTAACTTATGACGGACAGACCTTGCACTTTCCAACCTGGAAAGAACCGGAACCTCTTGAACAGGCGAAGCGTCAAGCAGCCTGGTTGTCTAACTGGCTCAATAAGGCAGTAGGTGCTCAGGTCGCGGTAAAACCCGTACTTGCGCTGCCCGGATGGTATGTTGATCGAAAGAGACCGGATTTTTTGATTTTCAATGGTAAGAATCCCCAGTTTCTTTCCAAGATAAGCACTGAAACACCACTTACCGCTGAAATGATCCAAAGAATTGCCCATCAGATTGAGCAAAAGTGCCGGGATGTTGCGCCTCAAGCTTACAGAAAAAGCTAG
- a CDS encoding HNH endonuclease encodes MIGIKDKIINIYQDFTKYFSSLSRAPGAVWTDATKRRAPHKPLLLLAVLDLVHRGVITTPFISVTADLVELNELFNLYWRRVVPLGQTSSIAFPFSRLSRGPFWELVPQPGKAVTDAVINNTSSVSYLRKYALGAKLNEGLFQVMQSGEGREALREALLLSCFSSEAAAQLREQSLINREAFYYSRVLEEQAHLPLVREIVEAGTYRADVRDQAFRKVVTKAYDHRCALCGIRIVTPDGHTVVEAAHIVPWSKSQNDDIRNGMALCCTCHWGFDEGMLGVSDNYTVITSRYIGIDPNFPGLLTMLSGRGIIPPIDRDLWPAQEYLSEHRKEWRL; translated from the coding sequence TTGATAGGAATAAAAGATAAAATAATTAATATTTATCAGGACTTTACAAAATATTTCTCCTCCCTCTCCCGTGCCCCCGGTGCGGTCTGGACCGACGCAACCAAACGCCGTGCGCCACACAAGCCGCTGCTGCTCCTGGCAGTGCTGGACTTGGTGCATCGCGGCGTCATCACCACGCCGTTCATCTCTGTCACCGCCGATCTGGTGGAACTGAACGAACTGTTCAACCTCTATTGGCGGCGGGTCGTGCCGCTGGGCCAGACCAGCAGCATCGCCTTTCCTTTTTCTCGCTTGTCCCGCGGGCCGTTCTGGGAACTGGTCCCCCAGCCGGGCAAAGCCGTCACCGATGCGGTCATTAACAACACTTCCTCCGTCAGCTACCTGCGCAAATATGCTCTGGGTGCCAAGCTGAACGAAGGGCTGTTTCAGGTCATGCAGAGCGGGGAAGGGCGTGAGGCTCTGAGGGAAGCGCTACTCCTCTCCTGTTTCTCATCAGAGGCGGCGGCGCAGCTCAGGGAACAGTCGCTGATCAACCGGGAGGCGTTTTACTACAGCCGAGTGTTGGAAGAGCAGGCCCACCTGCCACTGGTGAGGGAGATCGTGGAAGCGGGCACCTACCGGGCTGACGTGCGGGACCAAGCATTCCGCAAAGTAGTGACCAAGGCCTACGACCATCGTTGCGCCCTGTGCGGTATCCGCATTGTCACTCCCGACGGCCACACGGTGGTGGAGGCGGCCCACATCGTGCCATGGAGCAAAAGCCAAAACGACGACATCCGTAACGGCATGGCCCTCTGTTGCACCTGCCACTGGGGATTTGATGAGGGGATGCTCGGCGTCTCCGACAACTACACCGTCATTACATCACGATACATTGGCATCGATCCCAACTTCCCCGGCTTGCTTACCATGCTCTCCGGTCGTGGCATCATCCCACCGATCGATCGCGACCTCTGGCCGGCTCAAGAGTATTTGTCTGAACACCGCAAGGAATGGCGGTTATAA